Proteins from a genomic interval of Paenibacillus lentus:
- a CDS encoding RsmB/NOP family class I SAM-dependent RNA methyltransferase yields MAVHIPNAFLERMQQLLGSDYDAFRSSYDNPRYVGIRVNTLKISVSSFLRISPFELKPVPWCSTGFYVQTDLKPGKHPYYHAGLYYIQEPSAMAPVELLDVVPGEKVLDLCAAPGGKSTQIAAKLQGEGLLVTNDINAERTRALAKNMELYGVRSAVVLNEAPEHIARSFPAYFDKILIDAPCSGEGMFRKDEDMARQWEVHSTSKCTVMQHDLLNSAAVMLAPGGRIVYSTCTFAPEENEAMIARFLDQHADFELVPLPQELGFAPGRPEWLYRLNAEGGDAVFSSQAASLTAQCGRLWPHLIEGEGHFLAVLQQKSEASSAVNFEQAGRVGQGDREEWTGRAERAGQAGRYAGADSGTEAYLGTSTKPSKISKKHKGDQRGHASKGRENVVKVPVERELLECWQHFASQHVTVELPGQPLLFGSHVYLSPLPKEQLAGLKTVRPGWYVGTVKNGRFAPGHPLATALSAKEASRVLNLDKEQGEAVRYLKGETLNVSASRIECRDIQGFPKGYVLVCVDGISLGWGKWLDGMLKNEYPAGWRWT; encoded by the coding sequence ATGGCAGTTCATATACCGAATGCTTTTCTGGAAAGGATGCAGCAGTTGCTGGGCAGTGACTACGACGCCTTTCGATCCTCTTATGACAACCCCCGTTATGTCGGTATCCGGGTCAATACGCTTAAAATAAGCGTTTCGTCGTTCCTTCGCATATCTCCGTTTGAGCTGAAGCCTGTGCCCTGGTGTTCTACCGGATTTTATGTGCAGACAGACCTGAAACCGGGCAAGCATCCTTACTATCACGCCGGGCTATATTATATTCAAGAGCCGAGCGCGATGGCTCCTGTGGAATTGCTGGATGTGGTGCCGGGTGAGAAAGTGCTGGATCTATGCGCCGCGCCCGGAGGCAAATCTACACAAATTGCAGCTAAGCTGCAGGGTGAAGGACTGCTCGTCACAAACGACATTAACGCGGAACGCACGAGAGCTTTGGCCAAAAATATGGAGTTATACGGCGTTCGGAGTGCAGTGGTGCTTAATGAGGCTCCGGAGCACATAGCTCGCAGCTTTCCGGCCTACTTCGATAAAATATTAATCGATGCTCCTTGCTCCGGGGAAGGTATGTTCCGGAAAGACGAGGACATGGCGCGGCAGTGGGAGGTTCACTCTACCTCCAAGTGCACCGTGATGCAGCATGATTTATTGAATTCGGCTGCGGTGATGCTCGCACCTGGTGGCAGAATTGTGTATTCAACCTGTACATTTGCTCCTGAAGAAAATGAGGCGATGATCGCCAGGTTTCTGGATCAGCATGCGGATTTTGAGCTTGTTCCACTTCCGCAGGAACTTGGCTTCGCCCCAGGCCGTCCGGAGTGGCTGTACCGGTTGAATGCCGAAGGCGGTGATGCCGTCTTCTCCTCGCAAGCCGCAAGTCTGACCGCGCAATGCGGCAGATTATGGCCACACTTGATTGAAGGCGAGGGGCATTTCCTGGCGGTGCTTCAGCAAAAGAGCGAAGCTTCATCGGCCGTAAATTTTGAGCAGGCTGGACGAGTTGGGCAGGGAGACCGGGAGGAATGGACAGGACGAGCAGAGCGGGCTGGGCAAGCCGGAAGATATGCAGGAGCGGATTCAGGTACAGAGGCATATCTGGGTACCAGCACTAAGCCGAGCAAAATCAGCAAGAAGCATAAAGGGGATCAGCGGGGGCATGCCTCTAAAGGGCGGGAGAATGTTGTCAAGGTGCCCGTTGAAAGGGAGCTTCTGGAATGCTGGCAGCATTTTGCAAGTCAGCATGTGACCGTGGAGCTCCCTGGACAGCCGCTTTTATTCGGCAGCCATGTGTACCTGTCTCCGCTCCCCAAAGAGCAGCTTGCCGGCCTGAAAACCGTAAGACCCGGATGGTACGTTGGTACAGTGAAGAATGGCCGCTTTGCTCCAGGGCATCCCCTCGCAACGGCTTTATCCGCGAAGGAGGCCAGTCGAGTGCTGAACTTAGATAAGGAGCAAGGTGAAGCTGTCAGATATCTTAAAGGGGAAACCCTGAATGTCTCGGCATCCAGAATTGAATGCCGGGATATCCAGGGTTTCCCTAAAGGATATGTGCTTGTCTGTGTAGACGGGAT
- a CDS encoding DUF309 domain-containing protein, producing the protein MKYDRLYVAFLIYFNRDQDYFECHEVMEELWLKLDKDPLYKGLLQVAVGLYHFRNGNVIGGRKMMESAVRRLSSYSPDSLGINLGKLRREAEQYAMALASYENSPFSYYDLEIEIQDAQLLKLVEKTSLEISPNNPQRRGPERGAKHELRMQGKKGE; encoded by the coding sequence ATGAAATATGATCGCCTGTACGTAGCCTTCCTGATTTATTTCAATCGTGACCAGGATTATTTCGAATGTCATGAAGTGATGGAAGAGCTATGGCTGAAGCTGGATAAGGATCCGCTTTATAAGGGGTTGCTGCAGGTGGCAGTTGGATTGTACCATTTCCGTAACGGCAATGTGATTGGCGGACGGAAAATGATGGAATCCGCTGTGCGGAGACTTAGCTCTTATTCACCTGATTCGTTGGGGATTAACCTGGGGAAGCTGCGTCGTGAGGCGGAACAATATGCTATGGCCTTGGCGAGCTATGAGAATTCTCCATTTTCTTATTATGATTTAGAAATCGAAATTCAGGATGCGCAATTATTGAAGCTTGTGGAGAAAACATCACTGGAAATTTCGCCAAACAATCCACAGCGCAGAGGTCCCGAGCGGGGAGCCAAGCATGAGCTGCGAATGCAAGGGAAAAAAGGTGAATAG
- a CDS encoding GTP pyrophosphokinase codes for MDSRDWGAFLLPYEQTVEELKVKFKTMRSELKKLEEYAPIEFVTGRVKKISSILDKAKRLNVPMDQLEQGIEDIAGIRIMCQFVEDIRRVAEYIRARKDLKVIYEKDYITNYKESGYRSFHMIVEYPVQTALGLKNVLAEIQIRTLAMNFWATIEHSLNYKYRESLPDEMRKRLKKAAEAAFVLDNEMSSIREEILLAQKSFEDESSIVNHLLSAIHQLYFYHKVTEAIESQQRFNELWEARNMDGLKEMHAEVTQMIKAAKKAVEPGDEI; via the coding sequence ATGGATAGTAGAGACTGGGGAGCATTCTTGCTGCCCTATGAACAAACGGTTGAAGAGTTGAAGGTGAAGTTCAAAACGATGCGCTCCGAGCTCAAGAAGCTGGAGGAGTATGCACCGATCGAATTCGTAACCGGAAGGGTTAAGAAAATATCTAGCATTCTCGATAAGGCTAAGCGCCTAAATGTGCCTATGGATCAACTGGAGCAGGGGATTGAGGATATTGCCGGCATTCGTATTATGTGCCAGTTCGTGGAGGACATTCGTCGAGTAGCCGAATATATTCGTGCCCGCAAAGATCTCAAGGTGATATACGAGAAAGATTATATTACGAATTATAAGGAGAGCGGCTATCGCAGTTTTCATATGATCGTGGAGTATCCTGTTCAGACTGCACTAGGGTTGAAGAATGTACTGGCAGAAATCCAGATTCGAACACTTGCGATGAACTTTTGGGCGACGATAGAGCACTCCTTGAACTATAAATATCGAGAAAGCCTGCCGGATGAAATGCGCAAGAGGCTGAAAAAGGCGGCGGAGGCTGCCTTTGTCCTTGATAATGAAATGTCCAGCATCCGCGAGGAAATTCTCCTTGCACAAAAGAGCTTTGAGGATGAATCCAGCATTGTGAACCATTTATTGTCGGCGATTCATCAGCTTTACTTTTACCATAAGGTCACAGAGGCGATCGAGTCACAGCAGCGCTTTAATGAGCTCTGGGAGGCCCGGAACATGGATGGGTTGAAGGAAATGCATGCCGAAGTTACGCAAATGATTAAAGCCGCCAAAAAAGCAGTGGAGCCCGGCGATGAAATATGA
- a CDS encoding quinone-dependent dihydroorotate dehydrogenase: protein MLYRNIGKHLFFQLDPEKAHHLMIGGLHKAAKVPGFISMMHGMYGVKEIPELAVDLFDIHFPTPVGLAAGLDKNAEAVEAFSAIGFGFMEVGTVTPKAQPGNEQPRLFRLKPEEALINRMGFNNEGTDYMARQLAALRSRRIPIAVNIGKNKVTPNEEAHLDYEQCISALYPYADFFVVNISSPNTPDLRNLQHGSELASLLEAVQKEMANQAAKHGMKKHVLVKIAPDVSMTELEFMVQTIMNSGVSGIIATNTTISREGINHPHAKETGGLSGKPLKERATEVISHVYRLTEGKLPIIGSGGIFHAEDAYEKIRAGASLVEIYTALIYEGPEVNREVHRGLLDLLRRDGFNHISEAVGADHR from the coding sequence GTGCTATATCGCAATATTGGCAAGCATCTGTTCTTCCAGCTTGATCCTGAGAAGGCTCATCATCTCATGATTGGAGGATTACATAAAGCAGCGAAAGTACCGGGTTTTATCTCAATGATGCATGGAATGTACGGGGTGAAGGAGATTCCTGAATTGGCTGTTGATTTGTTCGATATTCATTTTCCTACCCCGGTAGGACTGGCAGCCGGACTCGATAAGAACGCCGAGGCAGTTGAAGCGTTCTCGGCCATCGGGTTCGGATTTATGGAGGTTGGGACGGTCACGCCAAAGGCACAGCCTGGCAATGAGCAGCCAAGACTGTTCCGGCTTAAGCCGGAAGAAGCGTTAATTAACCGGATGGGCTTCAATAACGAGGGAACGGATTACATGGCTCGGCAGCTTGCGGCGCTTCGCAGCAGGCGGATTCCGATTGCTGTCAACATCGGTAAGAATAAAGTAACTCCCAATGAGGAGGCGCATCTCGATTACGAACAGTGTATTTCTGCGCTGTATCCGTATGCGGATTTTTTTGTAGTGAACATCAGTTCGCCAAATACGCCGGATCTGCGAAATCTCCAGCACGGCAGTGAGCTGGCTTCCCTGCTGGAAGCCGTGCAGAAGGAGATGGCAAACCAGGCAGCAAAGCATGGCATGAAGAAGCATGTGCTTGTAAAGATCGCACCCGATGTCAGTATGACTGAACTGGAATTTATGGTGCAGACGATTATGAATAGCGGTGTATCGGGCATTATAGCTACGAATACGACGATTTCCCGTGAAGGGATCAATCATCCGCACGCGAAGGAAACTGGCGGCCTCAGCGGAAAGCCGTTGAAGGAAAGAGCGACAGAAGTTATTTCCCATGTCTATCGATTGACGGAAGGCAAACTGCCGATCATCGGTTCCGGGGGGATTTTCCACGCCGAGGATGCCTATGAAAAAATTCGTGCCGGCGCAAGTCTGGTAGAAATATATACCGCACTAATATATGAAGGTCCCGAGGTGAATCGCGAAGTGCATCGCGGTTTATTGGACCTGCTGCGCCGCGACGGATTTAACCATATTTCCGAAGCAGTTGGAGCAGATCATCGCTAA
- a CDS encoding L,D-transpeptidase family protein, with amino-acid sequence MKNSAYLKKYVENHPNNKMAWYLLGKEYEQNGQEGKARYCYIQAGSVYEAFESSKIPEDLWMGYEAELLHASQRQEQRSRLIRKIGLALLLLLFLWLPSAQAPGPWATTSNKPVAGAVDSRPRDEQSTKREVGADVHAASTKQRAAAPRFTAIGYTPGGRGVLDDFGSLLAGSETKDHHQVLLAMDKKGKWLNWSHQMPVVYEVQSLGNGRTSVQSYDQAACLCTPPDPGKLKNKAVKWIARQESLAVLSSAMLHYKEKKGDWPSSLDDLTQPFPNNWLAGTNIHMKEAFEPMLRELAKREQSGGETPGDAESGSIELAFEQGDELFFTQPLEVIVDTSSHRLVVVSGPVILRSYLVGLGGDKTPEGTYRITDKVVNPNGRPDGEFGTRGMQLSDTNYAIHGTNEPESIGGDESLGCVRMGKKDVEELFDLLPVGTKVTLGKGGLPDQDLTPTKRFKLGDRPDQSNPHRTYRWLQ; translated from the coding sequence ATGAAAAATTCGGCTTACCTCAAAAAATATGTAGAGAATCACCCCAATAATAAAATGGCTTGGTATTTACTCGGTAAGGAATATGAGCAGAACGGACAGGAAGGAAAGGCACGCTACTGCTATATTCAGGCTGGAAGTGTGTATGAAGCATTTGAATCCAGCAAAATACCCGAGGATTTATGGATGGGATACGAGGCCGAGCTTCTTCATGCGTCGCAAAGACAGGAGCAGCGGAGCCGCTTAATTCGAAAAATTGGCCTCGCCCTGCTGCTTTTGCTGTTTCTATGGCTTCCTTCTGCACAGGCTCCTGGACCGTGGGCTACGACTTCGAACAAGCCTGTCGCTGGCGCCGTGGATAGCCGTCCTAGGGATGAACAGTCGACAAAGAGAGAAGTGGGAGCGGATGTACACGCTGCAAGCACAAAGCAACGAGCAGCAGCTCCTCGTTTTACGGCGATTGGGTATACTCCTGGAGGACGGGGCGTGTTGGACGATTTTGGCAGTTTGCTTGCAGGGAGCGAAACGAAAGACCATCATCAGGTTTTGCTAGCGATGGATAAGAAGGGGAAATGGCTGAATTGGTCTCATCAAATGCCGGTTGTATATGAAGTCCAGTCGCTTGGAAATGGTCGTACGAGTGTACAGTCTTACGATCAGGCAGCATGCTTATGCACACCGCCTGATCCCGGCAAGTTGAAGAACAAGGCGGTCAAATGGATAGCCCGGCAGGAATCCCTGGCCGTACTTTCTTCGGCGATGCTGCATTACAAAGAGAAGAAGGGCGATTGGCCGAGCAGTCTGGATGATCTGACGCAGCCCTTCCCTAACAATTGGTTGGCTGGAACCAATATCCATATGAAGGAAGCGTTTGAGCCGATGCTGAGGGAGCTCGCCAAGCGAGAGCAGTCCGGTGGGGAAACGCCTGGAGACGCTGAGTCTGGAAGCATCGAATTAGCGTTTGAGCAGGGGGACGAGCTATTTTTCACGCAACCGCTGGAAGTCATTGTCGATACTTCCAGTCATCGACTGGTGGTCGTGAGCGGTCCGGTTATTCTAAGAAGCTATCTGGTTGGGCTTGGCGGCGACAAGACGCCGGAGGGAACATACCGGATAACGGATAAAGTAGTGAATCCAAACGGCAGGCCGGATGGGGAGTTTGGCACCCGGGGAATGCAGCTGTCCGATACGAATTACGCCATCCATGGCACGAATGAACCCGAGAGCATCGGCGGAGATGAGTCCCTTGGCTGTGTGCGGATGGGCAAAAAGGATGTTGAGGAACTGTTTGATTTGCTTCCGGTTGGAACGAAGGTGACCCTAGGAAAAGGAGGGCTGCCCGATCAAGACCTTACCCCGACCAAGCGATTCAAGCTGGGGGATAGGCCGGATCAGAGCAACCCTCACCGGACATATCGCTGGCTGCAGTAG
- a CDS encoding ferredoxin, which yields MAKYTWVEKDTCIACGACGATAPDIYDYDDEGLAEVIYNEDGNRGVTEIPEDLHDDLQDAADGCPTDSIKIADTPFNMEG from the coding sequence ATGGCGAAATATACTTGGGTAGAGAAAGATACTTGTATCGCTTGCGGCGCTTGTGGCGCTACGGCACCGGATATTTACGATTACGATGATGAAGGCTTGGCCGAAGTTATCTATAACGAAGATGGTAACCGCGGTGTAACGGAAATTCCGGAAGATTTGCATGATGACCTTCAGGATGCAGCTGACGGGTGCCCAACGGATTCCATCAAGATTGCAGATACCCCGTTTAATATGGAAGGTTAG
- a CDS encoding DNA polymerase IV, with the protein MRNIDDYYPVNGRVVLHIDMNAFYCSVHEAEEPEKYRNKATAVAGSVELRKGVIVTCSYAARAKGIKTGMTVREGLKKYPQLILIAPNFHLYRRYSRAFMDIAYRYTPLLQATSIDECYLDITGSKQFGTPLEIAHEIQSRIAAELGLPCSIGIAPNKLLAKMASDMKKPNGITVLRLRDVPSLLWDKPCSDLFGIGRKTGEKLKRLGIYTLGQLAAADEQLLSERFGVLGLWMKQAAHGIDNSPVQEEREKNKSIGHTTTLPRDVTELEDVKRIMLNLADQVARRLRRQQLMAQTVQITIRTPDMKTITRSHTLGNVTEQADDIYKEACELYLRHWKQGKPVRLLGITLQNLVPRENSALQLDLFDYKQQPKKESLTKTMDLLRDKFGEDAILTAGMLSDDPSALIRNHKIRGTSLQTDFLREKREE; encoded by the coding sequence GTGAGGAATATCGACGATTATTATCCTGTCAATGGCAGGGTTGTGCTCCACATCGATATGAATGCATTTTATTGCTCCGTGCATGAGGCCGAGGAACCTGAGAAATACCGGAATAAAGCAACGGCTGTGGCGGGAAGCGTAGAATTGCGTAAAGGCGTTATTGTGACTTGTTCCTATGCTGCAAGGGCGAAGGGAATTAAGACAGGGATGACCGTGAGGGAAGGGCTTAAGAAATACCCGCAGCTTATTTTAATTGCTCCGAACTTCCATTTATACCGTCGTTATTCTCGAGCCTTTATGGACATTGCTTACCGGTATACTCCGTTGTTGCAGGCTACCTCAATCGACGAATGCTACTTGGATATTACCGGGTCGAAGCAGTTTGGAACGCCGCTGGAGATTGCGCATGAGATTCAGTCGCGCATCGCAGCAGAGCTAGGACTCCCTTGTTCCATTGGAATCGCTCCCAATAAACTGCTGGCCAAGATGGCCTCGGATATGAAAAAGCCAAACGGTATTACGGTGCTTCGTTTGCGCGATGTACCTTCTTTGCTTTGGGACAAGCCGTGCAGCGATCTGTTCGGTATCGGGCGCAAAACGGGAGAAAAGTTAAAGAGGCTGGGGATCTACACCCTCGGACAGCTTGCGGCCGCTGATGAGCAGCTGCTGTCTGAACGATTCGGCGTGCTCGGCTTGTGGATGAAGCAGGCTGCGCACGGCATCGATAATTCGCCGGTGCAAGAGGAGCGGGAGAAGAATAAATCCATCGGCCATACCACGACGCTTCCTAGAGATGTTACTGAGTTGGAAGATGTGAAACGGATTATGCTTAACTTGGCGGATCAGGTAGCGAGGCGATTGCGCCGACAGCAGCTTATGGCGCAAACCGTGCAAATTACGATCAGGACGCCGGATATGAAGACCATTACTCGTTCTCATACTCTCGGAAATGTAACGGAGCAGGCGGATGATATTTATAAAGAAGCCTGCGAGCTGTACCTTCGTCATTGGAAGCAAGGGAAGCCGGTCAGACTGTTGGGCATCACGCTGCAAAATTTGGTGCCACGGGAGAATTCGGCTCTACAGTTAGATTTATTTGACTACAAACAGCAGCCGAAGAAGGAATCGCTAACGAAAACGATGGATCTGCTGCGCGACAAGTTTGGCGAGGATGCCATTCTCACGGCAGGAATGCTAAGTGATGACCCTTCAGCACTGATTCGGAACCATAAAATCCGTGGAACATCTCTCCAAACCGATTTTCTTCGGGAAAAACGGGAGGAATGA
- the cimA gene encoding citramalate synthase, with the protein MSKAVTIFDTTLRDGTQGEGISLSADDKLKIAKKLDQLGVHYIEGGIPGSNSKDIEFFKRVQEFGLSATVTAFGSTRRKDSIAEHDPNLNRILESGAKATSLVGKSWDFHVHTALQTTLEENLAMIYDSIAYLKRQGMEVLFDAEHFFDGYKNNPEYALAVMRKAEEAGADWLVMCDTNGGTMPHEVYDIVSNLASRVTTARLGIHTHNDCELAVANALNAVRAGAEQVQGTMNGYGERCGNANLCSIIPNLQLKLGYNVIENDQLSQLTNTARYVSEIANVHMPVGQPFVGTAAFAHKGGIHVSAIMRDSRTYEHIAPETVGNRQRVLVSELAGQSNILSKAQEMGIKFDPENEETRQVISKIKDLEHQGYQFEGADASLELLLRQANGEMKELFVFESFKMLVEKSAGKPVVSEAFIKLKIDGNSLYTAAEGNGPVNALDNALRKALISYYPALKNIHLSDYKVRVLDDKDATASKVRVLIESKDASNSWSTVGVSGNVIEASWEALVDSLRYALQGQIKLEHTEVISAGQGLVNH; encoded by the coding sequence ATGTCAAAGGCTGTAACCATCTTCGACACTACATTACGTGACGGCACTCAAGGCGAAGGCATTAGTCTGTCAGCGGACGATAAGTTGAAGATAGCCAAGAAGCTGGATCAACTGGGTGTTCACTATATCGAAGGCGGTATTCCTGGCAGCAATAGTAAAGATATTGAGTTCTTCAAGAGAGTACAGGAATTCGGATTATCTGCAACAGTTACCGCTTTCGGCAGCACCCGGCGCAAAGACAGCATCGCCGAGCATGATCCTAACTTGAACCGCATTCTTGAATCCGGTGCCAAAGCAACATCATTGGTCGGCAAATCCTGGGATTTCCATGTGCATACCGCACTCCAAACAACATTGGAAGAAAATCTGGCCATGATCTATGATTCCATCGCTTATTTGAAGCGGCAGGGCATGGAGGTATTGTTTGATGCAGAGCACTTCTTCGATGGGTATAAGAATAACCCGGAATACGCTCTAGCGGTCATGCGCAAAGCCGAGGAAGCCGGCGCGGACTGGCTTGTCATGTGCGATACGAACGGCGGCACGATGCCACATGAAGTATATGACATCGTCTCAAATCTGGCGAGCCGCGTAACCACCGCCCGCCTTGGTATCCACACCCACAATGATTGTGAGCTGGCCGTGGCCAACGCATTAAATGCAGTACGAGCAGGTGCAGAACAAGTTCAAGGAACTATGAATGGGTACGGTGAACGCTGCGGCAACGCTAACCTGTGCTCGATTATTCCTAACCTTCAGCTAAAGTTGGGGTATAATGTCATTGAAAATGATCAGCTGAGCCAATTAACGAACACAGCACGTTACGTCAGTGAAATTGCAAATGTGCATATGCCGGTTGGTCAGCCATTTGTCGGTACAGCTGCTTTTGCCCATAAAGGCGGAATTCACGTCTCGGCGATTATGCGCGACTCCCGCACTTACGAACATATTGCACCGGAGACGGTCGGCAATCGCCAGCGGGTGCTCGTTTCAGAGCTTGCTGGGCAAAGCAACATCCTGTCCAAAGCACAGGAGATGGGCATCAAATTTGATCCGGAGAATGAAGAAACCCGCCAGGTCATTTCCAAAATCAAAGACCTGGAGCACCAGGGCTACCAGTTCGAGGGCGCAGATGCCTCATTAGAGCTGCTGCTCCGTCAAGCCAACGGCGAGATGAAGGAACTTTTCGTCTTCGAATCGTTCAAAATGCTTGTTGAGAAGTCCGCAGGAAAGCCTGTCGTCTCGGAAGCCTTCATTAAACTGAAAATTGATGGAAACAGCCTGTACACGGCTGCGGAAGGGAACGGCCCAGTTAATGCGCTCGATAATGCACTCCGCAAAGCATTAATCTCTTATTACCCCGCACTGAAGAATATTCATTTATCCGACTATAAAGTCAGAGTACTCGACGACAAAGATGCAACTGCGTCCAAAGTTAGGGTATTAATTGAGTCGAAGGACGCATCAAATTCATGGAGTACGGTTGGCGTTTCCGGCAACGTCATTGAAGCGAGCTGGGAGGCACTGGTTGACAGCCTTCGTTACGCTTTGCAAGGCCAAATAAAGCTGGAGCATACAGAGGTTATTTCTGCAGGGCAGGGATTGGTCAATCATTAA
- a CDS encoding TlpA family protein disulfide reductase, which yields MRRNIPILALLLVLLGVALYQNYGKGLFPFFGGSQAKQAQTLTAALAEEAPKPGSLSPSFTLEGLDGTTYQVGGERNKPVLVNFWASWCDPCKEEAPDLVRFYEKYGDQLDIYGVNVTAYDTVEKAEGFVQEYGIEFPVLLDKKEEAYKKFNGMAFPTNVLIDKNGVIQDLIVGILPPKDLEAKIKKILKSS from the coding sequence ATGAGAAGAAATATACCGATACTTGCGCTCCTGCTCGTATTGCTTGGGGTCGCGCTGTACCAAAATTATGGAAAGGGCTTGTTCCCGTTTTTTGGGGGGAGTCAGGCGAAACAAGCGCAAACCTTAACAGCAGCTCTGGCTGAAGAGGCACCCAAGCCCGGCTCTTTGTCGCCATCTTTCACCTTGGAGGGACTGGATGGAACCACATATCAGGTAGGGGGAGAGCGGAACAAGCCGGTATTGGTGAACTTTTGGGCCTCCTGGTGTGATCCCTGCAAGGAGGAAGCGCCTGATCTCGTCAGGTTTTACGAAAAATACGGTGATCAGCTGGATATTTATGGGGTCAATGTTACGGCATATGATACTGTGGAGAAGGCTGAGGGGTTCGTCCAGGAATACGGCATCGAATTTCCCGTACTGCTTGACAAGAAGGAAGAAGCATACAAAAAATTCAACGGCATGGCATTTCCAACGAACGTGTTGATCGATAAGAATGGCGTAATTCAGGACCTGATTGTGGGGATTCTTCCGCCGAAAGACCTTGAGGCTAAAATCAAAAAGATCTTAAAATCCTCATAA
- a CDS encoding MerR family transcriptional regulator: MIKLYRIGELAKAANVSERTIDYYTKLKLITPEARTQKNYRLYSAETLKRLKRINELKQEKYTLKEIRSKLELWNTVSDEEQVTEKLTSLEIHMQRLEREVKELEPLISNLKPGQARKMFSTLMPKSVACIDALYLLINQGPFT, from the coding sequence ATGATAAAACTATACAGAATTGGTGAATTGGCCAAGGCAGCTAACGTAAGTGAGAGAACGATTGATTATTACACCAAGCTAAAGCTCATTACACCAGAAGCACGAACACAGAAAAATTATCGTTTATACAGTGCTGAAACCTTAAAACGTTTAAAACGTATTAATGAATTAAAACAGGAGAAGTATACGTTAAAGGAAATCCGCTCAAAGCTGGAATTGTGGAACACGGTAAGCGACGAAGAACAGGTTACCGAGAAATTAACCTCGCTTGAAATCCATATGCAAAGATTAGAGCGGGAAGTCAAGGAGCTTGAACCGCTCATTTCAAATTTGAAGCCTGGCCAGGCTAGAAAAATGTTCTCTACCCTGATGCCAAAAAGCGTTGCCTGTATCGATGCCTTATACCTTCTAATTAATCAAGGTCCTTTTACCTAA
- a CDS encoding zinc metallopeptidase: protein MNSSTIFILLLLAIGLSFWAQFKVKGTFKRYAKVPSSFGLTGHDAARRMLDAHGLYDVPIEPVRGTLSDHYDPIKRVVRLSEPVYFESSISAVAVACHEVGHAIQHKESYPMLVLRHKMFPIVNLTSQISPFLILAGFLFGLFNLAGLGVAFFSLAVLFQLVTLPVEFDASNRARREMLNMGLVSQNEEQQVGKVLNSAALTYVAAALISLLELFRFVLILLESRNQN, encoded by the coding sequence ATAAATTCGAGTACGATTTTTATACTGCTTCTGCTGGCGATTGGACTTTCATTCTGGGCGCAATTCAAAGTTAAAGGAACGTTTAAGCGTTATGCAAAGGTCCCCAGCTCTTTCGGCTTAACTGGCCATGATGCAGCAAGACGCATGCTGGATGCCCACGGGCTCTACGATGTTCCTATCGAACCCGTACGCGGAACCCTTTCCGACCATTATGATCCAATCAAACGCGTAGTCCGTCTATCCGAACCTGTTTATTTTGAAAGTTCGATTTCCGCCGTTGCCGTGGCATGTCATGAGGTGGGTCATGCGATCCAGCACAAGGAATCTTATCCCATGCTCGTGCTGCGTCACAAAATGTTTCCTATCGTTAACCTAACTTCACAAATTTCCCCGTTCCTTATTTTAGCCGGCTTCTTATTTGGTTTATTTAATCTAGCCGGACTCGGCGTTGCATTCTTCTCGTTGGCCGTGCTCTTTCAACTGGTTACACTGCCGGTGGAGTTTGATGCTTCAAACCGTGCTCGCCGCGAAATGTTAAACATGGGACTTGTCTCACAGAACGAAGAACAGCAAGTTGGAAAGGTTCTAAATTCAGCTGCCCTAACCTATGTGGCAGCGGCGCTCATTTCCCTGCTGGAACTGTTCCGATTCGTATTGATTTTACTCGAAAGCCGTAATCAAAATTAA